One window of the Streptomyces sp. B3I8 genome contains the following:
- a CDS encoding FAD-dependent monooxygenase: MRKRALVVGLGIAGMSAAIGLRRAGWTPVIVERAPERRTGGYFVGLFPEGVQAAVDLGIADHLHTRNPERGAGANAWSVDRRGRRRPALGFLDQPGGPAAVLRGDIEAALWQSTTGVEVRFGTTPVAITEGPAEAQVLLEEAGTGAQYRESFDLVVGADGMRSSVRRIVFGPHEDHLTTWNAMICAFQLKEQVPSYEASDSIIIARAKRAVWVFGLADHAPTALLTYRTRDIQEQFDGSRVERLRAVFSGMDDDPVVRHVLDSLEEAPDHVFDSVHQVRTERWSAGRVVLVGDAAWCMNLYSGMGATSSLRGGAALGAALREHPDDLAAALDAWEAGLRPFITKHQRTARLKQQMFVPSSRRAEALRSVLVGLARRIRGRRPATEAGGPQALALSGTSR; this comes from the coding sequence ATGCGGAAGAGGGCGTTGGTGGTCGGGCTCGGGATCGCGGGGATGTCCGCGGCGATCGGGCTGCGCCGGGCCGGTTGGACGCCGGTGATCGTCGAACGGGCGCCCGAGCGGCGCACCGGGGGTTATTTCGTCGGGCTGTTCCCGGAGGGTGTGCAGGCCGCGGTCGACCTGGGGATCGCCGACCACCTGCACACCCGCAACCCGGAACGGGGGGCCGGCGCGAATGCGTGGTCGGTGGATCGCAGGGGCAGGCGCAGGCCGGCCCTGGGATTCCTGGATCAGCCCGGAGGGCCGGCAGCGGTGCTGCGCGGGGACATCGAGGCCGCGCTGTGGCAGAGCACCACGGGTGTCGAGGTGCGGTTCGGGACCACTCCGGTCGCGATCACCGAGGGTCCTGCCGAGGCGCAGGTCCTGCTCGAGGAGGCCGGCACCGGTGCGCAGTACCGCGAGAGCTTCGACCTGGTCGTCGGTGCGGACGGGATGCGCTCGAGCGTGCGCCGGATCGTGTTCGGTCCGCACGAGGACCACCTGACCACGTGGAACGCGATGATCTGCGCCTTCCAGCTGAAGGAGCAGGTGCCGTCCTACGAGGCGAGCGACAGCATCATCATCGCGCGCGCCAAGCGGGCGGTGTGGGTGTTCGGGCTCGCCGACCACGCGCCCACCGCGCTGCTGACCTACCGGACAAGGGACATCCAGGAGCAGTTCGACGGATCGCGGGTCGAGCGGCTGCGCGCGGTCTTCTCCGGGATGGACGACGACCCTGTGGTGCGCCACGTCCTGGACTCCCTGGAAGAGGCCCCTGACCACGTGTTCGACTCGGTGCACCAGGTGCGGACGGAGCGGTGGAGCGCGGGGCGGGTCGTGCTGGTGGGGGACGCGGCCTGGTGCATGAACCTCTACTCGGGCATGGGCGCCACGTCCTCGCTGCGCGGCGGCGCCGCACTGGGCGCGGCCCTGCGGGAGCACCCCGACGACCTCGCCGCCGCCCTGGACGCCTGGGAGGCCGGGCTGCGCCCGTTCATCACCAAGCACCAGCGCACCGCGCGGCTCAAGCAGCAGATGTTCGTCCCGTCCAGCCGTCGGGCCGAGGCGCTGCGCTCGGTCCTCGTCGGTCTGGCCCGCAGGATCCGCGGCCGCCGGCCGGCGACGGAGGCGGGCGGGCCGCAGGCCTTGGCGCTGTCCGGCACGTCGCGCTGA
- a CDS encoding nuclear transport factor 2 family protein, with protein MTQHTDLPSHLLPTAVREFFAAHVARDADTASSFFAEDAVIVDQDETFRGREETYAFLRDAGSEFEYTTEQIGAHRVDDTHWVVTVRLEGTFPGGVAELDYRFALRDDLIAELVIANHPA; from the coding sequence ATGACACAGCACACCGATCTCCCGTCCCATCTGCTCCCGACCGCCGTGCGCGAGTTCTTCGCCGCTCACGTCGCCCGCGACGCCGACACCGCCTCGTCGTTTTTCGCCGAGGATGCGGTGATCGTCGACCAGGACGAGACCTTCCGCGGCCGGGAGGAGACCTACGCGTTCCTGCGGGACGCCGGGTCCGAGTTCGAATACACGACCGAGCAGATCGGCGCTCACCGCGTCGATGACACCCACTGGGTGGTAACCGTGCGGCTCGAGGGCACCTTCCCGGGCGGCGTCGCCGAGCTGGACTACCGGTTCGCGCTGCGGGACGACCTCATCGCCGAACTCGTCATCGCCAACCACCCGGCCTGA
- a CDS encoding MerR family transcriptional regulator: MLTIGEFSRLTHLSVRTLRRYHEAALLEPAVVDETTGYRYYGVDQIPTAQVIHRLRELDVPLSEVQRILRTPDPGVRAALVAGHLQRLEDSLDRTRAAVVSLRRLLRPDPAPIDVELRAEPARTVAAVEAVVGHRDITTWYAGAMAELEAAVAGDVTGPPGGSYDNALFEQERGHAVVYLPTAAPPRTGRVHPMTLPAAELAVTTHVGEHDGIEVTYGELGTWVVENAMSVAGPVREVYVVGPRDTSDPAAWRTEIGWPVFRVT, translated from the coding sequence ATGCTGACCATCGGGGAGTTCTCGCGGCTGACCCACTTGAGCGTGCGGACCCTGCGCCGGTATCACGAGGCGGCCCTGCTGGAACCCGCCGTGGTGGACGAGACCACCGGTTACCGCTACTACGGCGTCGACCAAATCCCGACCGCGCAGGTCATCCACCGGCTCCGCGAGCTCGACGTCCCCCTGAGCGAGGTGCAACGGATCCTGCGGACCCCCGACCCCGGTGTCCGGGCGGCCCTGGTCGCGGGCCACCTGCAACGCCTCGAGGATTCGCTCGACCGCACCCGGGCCGCAGTCGTATCGCTGCGCCGCCTGCTCCGGCCCGACCCCGCGCCCATCGACGTCGAGCTACGTGCGGAGCCCGCCCGGACGGTCGCGGCGGTGGAGGCCGTAGTCGGGCATCGCGACATCACGACCTGGTACGCAGGCGCGATGGCCGAATTGGAGGCGGCCGTCGCCGGCGACGTGACCGGACCGCCGGGCGGCAGCTACGACAACGCCCTTTTCGAGCAGGAGCGCGGTCACGCGGTCGTCTACCTGCCGACCGCTGCGCCACCTCGCACCGGACGCGTGCACCCCATGACTCTGCCGGCCGCGGAACTGGCCGTCACCACCCATGTCGGCGAGCATGACGGCATCGAGGTCACGTACGGCGAACTCGGGACCTGGGTGGTGGAGAACGCGATGTCGGTGGCCGGGCCCGTGCGGGAGGTCTACGTTGTCGGCCCCCGTGACACAAGCGATCCCGCTGCGTGGCGCACCGAGATCGGCTGGCCGGTCTTTCGCGTCACCTGA
- a CDS encoding peptidase inhibitor family I36 protein has product MNLTLKTSVVGAVLASTAVLAAPGAASADEPVTRCEEGQICLYDGHNLTGNNLQLQYRVDTPNLGWAWNDRASSVWNRGEGFVCIYTDADYHGYHYTIPPGEKQELLFLYDNAVSSLEYGGCGG; this is encoded by the coding sequence ATGAACCTGACGTTAAAGACCTCGGTAGTAGGAGCAGTCCTCGCCTCCACCGCCGTACTGGCGGCTCCGGGAGCCGCATCGGCCGATGAACCCGTGACCCGCTGTGAAGAAGGCCAGATCTGCCTCTACGACGGCCACAACCTCACCGGGAACAACCTGCAGCTCCAGTATCGGGTGGACACCCCCAACCTCGGCTGGGCGTGGAACGACCGAGCCAGCTCGGTGTGGAACCGTGGCGAGGGGTTCGTCTGCATCTACACCGATGCCGACTACCACGGCTACCACTACACCATCCCGCCGGGTGAGAAGCAGGAACTTCTGTTCCTCTACGACAACGCAGTGAGCTCCCTCGAATACGGTGGCTGCGGGGGCTGA
- a CDS encoding FAD-dependent monooxygenase gives MQKRALVVGLGIAGMSAAIGLRQAGWTPVIVERAPERRTGGYFIFMFPEGVQAAADLGIADHLHTRNPDWRPGGNSWSVDRRGRRKPALGLLDAPSGLAAVLRSDIEAALWQGITGDGTEDAVEVRFATTPVEITEGTGGVRVLLEDAGTGKQYHEDFDLVVGADGMRSSVRRMVFGPDEDYLANWKAMICAFQMKEQVPSYEASDSIIVSRPKRAMWVFGLADHAPCAWLTFRTEDIPDRFAGPSIEQVRAAFSGMEDEPVVRHVLDSLEQAPDHVFDSIHQVKMPKWSTGRVVLVGDAAWCMNTYSAMGSSSSLRGGAALGVALREHPGDLAAALDAWEAGLRPYISSQRRSARVKQQRFVPSSRPVQVLVGGVLDLARRVVHRRLAAEFTAAAAAAPSGTAR, from the coding sequence ATGCAGAAGAGGGCACTTGTGGTAGGGCTCGGGATCGCGGGGATGTCCGCGGCCATCGGGCTGCGCCAGGCCGGCTGGACGCCGGTGATCGTCGAACGGGCACCCGAGCGACGTACCGGGGGCTACTTCATCTTCATGTTCCCGGAGGGTGTGCAGGCCGCGGCCGACCTGGGGATCGCCGACCACCTGCACACCCGCAACCCGGATTGGCGACCGGGCGGGAACTCGTGGTCGGTGGATCGCCGGGGCAGGCGGAAGCCGGCTCTGGGACTGCTGGACGCGCCCAGCGGGCTGGCAGCCGTGCTGCGCAGCGACATCGAGGCCGCGTTGTGGCAGGGCATCACCGGCGACGGGACCGAGGACGCGGTCGAGGTGCGGTTCGCGACCACTCCGGTCGAGATCACCGAGGGCACCGGCGGAGTACGGGTCCTGCTCGAGGACGCCGGCACCGGGAAGCAGTACCACGAGGACTTCGATCTCGTGGTCGGCGCGGACGGGATGCGCTCGAGCGTGCGCCGGATGGTGTTCGGTCCGGACGAGGACTACCTGGCGAACTGGAAGGCGATGATCTGCGCGTTCCAGATGAAGGAGCAGGTGCCGTCCTACGAGGCGAGCGACAGCATCATCGTCTCGCGCCCCAAGCGTGCGATGTGGGTGTTCGGACTCGCCGACCACGCTCCCTGCGCGTGGCTGACCTTCCGCACCGAGGACATCCCGGACCGGTTCGCCGGGCCGTCGATCGAGCAGGTGCGCGCGGCCTTCTCCGGGATGGAGGACGAACCCGTGGTGCGCCACGTCCTGGACTCCCTGGAGCAGGCCCCTGACCACGTGTTCGACTCGATCCACCAGGTGAAGATGCCCAAGTGGAGCACGGGGCGGGTCGTGCTGGTGGGGGACGCGGCCTGGTGCATGAACACCTACTCGGCCATGGGCTCCTCGTCCTCGCTGCGCGGCGGCGCCGCACTGGGCGTGGCCCTGCGGGAGCACCCCGGCGACCTCGCCGCCGCTCTGGACGCCTGGGAGGCCGGCCTGCGTCCCTACATCAGCAGCCAGCGACGCTCCGCACGGGTCAAGCAACAGCGGTTCGTCCCGTCCAGCCGCCCGGTCCAGGTGCTGGTCGGGGGCGTTCTCGATCTGGCCCGCAGGGTCGTCCACCGCCGGCTGGCAGCGGAGTTCACCGCGGCGGCGGCCGCTGCCCCGTCCGGCACGGCGCGGTGA
- a CDS encoding aldo/keto reductase, whose product MITRTTLGSPRLTVSAMGLGCMGMSESYGAADWDGGLATIDRALELGITFLDTSDSYGTGHNEVLVGRAIHARRNQVQLATKFGIDRSAGDRGRRIRGARDFVLRSCDASLLRLGVEVIDLYYAHRPPQDVEIEETVGAMAELVEAGKVRHLGLSEVDGELLRRAHAVHPITAVQSEYSLWTRDVEAVTPVMAELGVGLVPYSPLGRGFLTGTLDRSTLGEKDFRRTNPRFAGEAGEANEKIAQTVREVADRLGATPAQVALAWVYAQAERLGVAVATIPGTRSPVRLEQNAAALELTLDAEALAALDPLSDQVMGERYTPAHTAEVARG is encoded by the coding sequence ATGATCACCCGAACCACGCTCGGCTCGCCCCGTCTCACCGTCAGCGCGATGGGCCTGGGGTGCATGGGGATGAGCGAGAGCTACGGCGCCGCCGACTGGGACGGCGGCCTGGCCACCATCGACCGGGCCCTGGAGCTGGGCATCACGTTCCTGGACACCTCCGACTCCTACGGCACCGGGCACAACGAGGTGCTGGTGGGCCGGGCCATCCACGCCCGCCGGAACCAGGTGCAGCTAGCCACCAAGTTCGGCATCGACCGCAGTGCCGGCGACCGGGGACGCCGCATCCGCGGTGCCCGGGACTTCGTGCTGCGCTCCTGCGACGCCTCGCTGCTGCGACTGGGCGTCGAGGTGATCGACCTGTACTACGCCCACCGCCCGCCCCAGGACGTGGAGATCGAGGAGACCGTCGGGGCGATGGCCGAGCTGGTCGAGGCGGGCAAGGTCCGCCATCTGGGCCTGTCCGAGGTCGACGGCGAGCTGCTGCGCCGGGCGCACGCGGTGCACCCGATCACCGCGGTGCAGAGCGAGTACTCGCTGTGGACCCGCGACGTCGAGGCGGTCACCCCGGTGATGGCCGAGCTGGGGGTCGGGCTGGTGCCGTACTCGCCACTGGGGCGGGGGTTCCTGACCGGCACCCTGGACCGCTCCACACTGGGCGAGAAGGACTTCCGGCGCACCAACCCCCGCTTCGCCGGCGAGGCGGGCGAGGCCAACGAGAAGATCGCGCAGACCGTGCGCGAGGTGGCCGACCGGCTGGGTGCCACCCCGGCCCAGGTGGCGCTGGCCTGGGTGTACGCCCAGGCCGAGCGGCTCGGGGTGGCGGTGGCGACCATTCCGGGCACCCGCAGCCCAGTCCGGCTGGAGCAGAACGCGGCCGCGCTGGAACTCACCCTGGACGCCGAGGCGCTGGCCGCGCTGGACCCGCTGAGCGACCAGGTAATGGGCGAGCGCTACACCCCCGCGCACACCGCCGAGGTCGCCCGGGGTTAG
- a CDS encoding recombinase family protein, whose translation MANLVYKRVSTDRQSTARQNLVLHEAGIEDPVVFEEDPGTSSRLHPLRRPEFRELLNYARPGDTVHISEPLR comes from the coding sequence GTGGCGAACCTGGTCTACAAGCGGGTCTCGACCGACCGGCAGTCGACCGCCCGGCAGAACCTCGTCCTGCACGAGGCCGGGATCGAGGACCCGGTCGTCTTCGAGGAGGACCCGGGTACCTCCAGCCGCCTCCATCCGCTCCGGCGGCCGGAGTTCCGCGAGCTGCTGAACTATGCGCGGCCGGGCGACACCGTGCACATCTCCGAGCCCTTGCGGTAG
- a CDS encoding IS5 family transposase (programmed frameshift), translating into MGTSPWIASDELWDHLEPLLPQRERRFRHPGRKPLPDRDVLCGILYVLHTGIQWEYLPQDLGFGSGMTCRRRLRDWNEAGVWQRLHKVLPAELNAASRLDRSRCVVDSSHVRALKGGSNTGPSPVDRGRAGSKHHLITDGHGTPLAVLLTGGNRNDVTQLLHLPDAIPPVRGRVGRFRRKPDSLFADRGYDHDIYRDQVSARGIVSAITRRGTLHGTGPGTYRWVVERSFAWLHGFRRLRIRRERRADIHEAFLTLACCLITHRQLGSLCQPL; encoded by the exons GTGGGGACGTCACCGTGGATCGCGTCGGATGAGCTGTGGGATCACCTGGAGCCGCTGCTGCCGCAGCGCGAGCGCAGGTTCCGTCACCCGGGCCGTAAGCCGTTGCCGGACCGGGATGTGCTGTGCGGGATCTTGTACGTGCTGCACACCGGGATCCAGTGGGAGTACCTGCCTCAGGACCTCGGTTTCGGCTCGGGCATGACGTGCCGGCGCCGTCTGCGGGACTGGAACGAGGCCGGAGTGTGGCAGCGGCTGCACAAGGTCCTGCCGGCCGAGCTGAACGCGGCCTCCCGGCTGGACCGGTCCCGCTGCGTGGTCGACTCCTCCCACGTCAGAGCGCTGAAAGGGGGATCCA ATACGGGCCCCTCGCCGGTCGACCGAGGCCGGGCCGGCTCGAAGCACCACCTGATCACCGACGGGCACGGCACACCGCTCGCCGTCCTGCTGACCGGCGGCAACCGCAACGACGTCACTCAACTTCTGCACCTGCCCGACGCGATCCCACCGGTCCGCGGCCGAGTCGGTAGGTTCCGCCGCAAGCCGGACTCGCTGTTCGCCGACCGCGGCTACGACCACGACATCTACCGCGACCAGGTCAGCGCACGTGGCATCGTGTCCGCGATCACCCGCCGCGGCACCCTGCACGGCACCGGACCGGGCACCTACCGCTGGGTGGTCGAGCGGAGTTTTGCGTGGCTGCACGGCTTCCGACGTCTGCGCATCCGACGGGAACGGCGAGCCGACATCCACGAAGCGTTCCTCACACTCGCCTGCTGCCTCATCACCCACCGACAACTCGGCTCATTGTGTCAGCCGTTGTAA
- a CDS encoding dienelactone hydrolase family protein: MATITTRAVDYPADGLTMIGHLALPAGAGRRPAVLLGPEGMGLSDVERRRADALAELGYVALAFDLHGGRYLGDPGEMLARCMPLLADPDRMRGIGHAALDVLRTEPRTDPDRIAAVGYGTGGAVALELGRDGVDLRAIGTVNALTTGRPGEAARIRCPVWAGVGSEDPIMPPAQRNAFTAEMQAAGVDWRLAVYGGALHAFHHPPVDHPVVPGVGHHPQHAQRAWRDVVDLLAECLPVMEDLGNGPGERAGTGR; the protein is encoded by the coding sequence ATGGCGACGATTACGACGCGTGCGGTCGACTACCCGGCCGACGGTTTGACGATGATCGGGCACCTCGCGCTCCCGGCCGGTGCCGGCCGTCGGCCCGCGGTGCTGCTCGGACCTGAGGGCATGGGGCTCAGCGACGTCGAGCGCCGCCGGGCCGATGCTCTCGCCGAGCTCGGATACGTAGCGCTGGCCTTCGACCTTCATGGCGGGCGCTATCTGGGTGACCCCGGGGAGATGCTGGCCCGTTGTATGCCACTGCTCGCTGATCCCGACCGGATGCGGGGGATCGGCCATGCGGCGCTCGACGTGTTGCGCACCGAACCGCGGACCGACCCCGACCGGATCGCCGCCGTCGGCTACGGCACTGGGGGCGCAGTCGCACTGGAACTCGGTCGCGATGGTGTCGATCTGCGCGCGATCGGGACAGTCAACGCACTGACCACGGGCCGACCGGGCGAGGCGGCACGCATTCGCTGCCCGGTGTGGGCCGGGGTCGGGTCGGAAGACCCGATCATGCCGCCCGCGCAACGAAACGCGTTCACCGCTGAGATGCAGGCCGCTGGCGTCGACTGGCGCCTCGCGGTCTACGGCGGCGCCTTGCACGCCTTCCACCACCCGCCGGTCGACCACCCTGTGGTCCCTGGCGTCGGCCACCACCCACAGCACGCGCAGCGAGCCTGGCGCGACGTCGTCGACCTGCTCGCCGAGTGCCTGCCCGTGATGGAGGACCTGGGGAATGGCCCAGGTGAGCGTGCTGGCACCGGGCGCTGA